A portion of the Roseovarius sp. SCSIO 43702 genome contains these proteins:
- a CDS encoding PaaI family thioesterase → MTDKRDAAARLEKARKFFSALPHAVALGMEPEDMGGGVAIMSMPWREDLVGDPETGVIHGGAVSALMDTACGAAAMSHPRLMGATATIGLRIDYMRPATPRATIRVRAECHHITRSVAFVRATATDGDDDRPVATATGTFTVQGGP, encoded by the coding sequence ATGACCGACAAGCGCGACGCCGCCGCACGGCTCGAGAAGGCGCGCAAGTTCTTTTCCGCGCTGCCCCATGCCGTTGCCCTCGGGATGGAGCCCGAGGACATGGGGGGTGGCGTGGCGATCATGTCGATGCCCTGGCGCGAGGACCTGGTGGGCGACCCGGAGACCGGCGTGATCCACGGCGGCGCGGTGAGCGCCCTGATGGACACCGCCTGCGGGGCGGCCGCGATGTCGCATCCGAGGCTGATGGGCGCGACGGCGACGATCGGGCTCAGGATCGACTACATGCGTCCCGCGACGCCGCGCGCCACCATCCGCGTGCGGGCCGAATGCCACCACATCACCCGAAGCGTGGCCTTCGTGCGCGCCACCGCCACGGATGGCGACGATGACCGTCCCGTCGCGACCGCGACCGGGACATTCACCGTGCAGGGGGGGCCATGA
- a CDS encoding MerR family DNA-binding transcriptional regulator — translation MTSTDQEFTTIREMCDTFDVTPRTLRFYEQKELLAPRREGQKRLFTRRDRARLKLILRGKRFGFSLEEIRQLLDLYDTGDQQYTQMKETLAVASERLAAMQAQRDELDQAIDDLREQMDWVRNILRSIEPATKAAE, via the coding sequence ATGACCAGCACAGACCAGGAATTCACCACCATCCGCGAGATGTGCGACACGTTCGACGTGACGCCGCGCACCTTGCGTTTCTACGAACAGAAAGAGCTTCTCGCGCCGCGCCGCGAGGGACAGAAGCGCCTTTTCACGCGCCGCGACCGCGCCCGGCTCAAGCTCATCCTGCGTGGCAAGCGCTTCGGCTTCAGTCTCGAGGAGATTCGTCAGCTTCTCGATCTCTACGATACGGGCGATCAGCAATATACCCAGATGAAAGAGACGCTCGCCGTGGCCTCCGAACGCCTCGCGGCGATGCAGGCGCAGCGCGACGAGCTCGATCAGGCCATCGACGATCTGCGCGAACAGATGGATTGGGTGCGCAATATCCTGCGCTCCATCGAGCCGGCCACGAAGGCCGCGGAATAA
- a CDS encoding MerR family DNA-binding transcriptional regulator, with product MSDKRLSLKEMCAKFDVTPRTLRYYEYIELLEPEREGRSRFYGPRERARMTLILRGRKWGFSLEEIRQWLLIYESEGTEAQMRSLIELADRQLEDLARQHRQLSEAMTELREMRDKVAGDLPDT from the coding sequence ATGTCCGACAAACGCCTGTCACTCAAGGAAATGTGCGCGAAATTCGATGTGACGCCGCGCACCCTGCGCTACTACGAGTATATCGAGCTTCTCGAGCCGGAGCGCGAGGGCCGCTCGCGCTTCTACGGCCCGCGCGAACGTGCGCGCATGACCCTCATCCTGCGTGGCCGGAAATGGGGCTTCTCGCTCGAGGAGATCCGCCAATGGCTCCTGATCTACGAAAGCGAGGGCACCGAGGCCCAGATGCGAAGCCTGATCGAGCTTGCCGACCGTCAGCTCGAGGACTTGGCCCGGCAGCACCGGCAACTGTCCGAAGCCATGACCGAGCTGCGCGAGATGCGCGACAAGGTAGCGGGCGACTTGCCCGACACATGA
- a CDS encoding PaaI family thioesterase, with the protein MSGPRKPEPVQQVKQRRDAALAALVEGVPYIRFLGIVFERRGDELTALMPYDDKLIGNPLLPALHGGATAAFLETTAIIGLSWATLWPLIESGEVDAEAMAGGTMPRLPRTIDFTVDYLRSGLPRDAYARARVTRSGRRYGSVHVEAWQDNRERPFAQAQGHFLMPRQDG; encoded by the coding sequence ATGAGCGGACCGAGAAAACCCGAGCCGGTGCAGCAGGTGAAGCAACGGCGCGACGCGGCCCTAGCCGCGCTGGTCGAGGGCGTGCCCTACATCCGCTTCCTCGGCATCGTGTTCGAGCGGCGGGGTGACGAGCTCACGGCGCTGATGCCCTATGACGACAAGCTGATCGGCAACCCCCTTCTGCCCGCGCTGCACGGCGGCGCGACGGCGGCCTTTCTCGAGACGACGGCGATCATCGGGTTGAGCTGGGCGACGCTCTGGCCGCTGATCGAGAGCGGCGAGGTGGATGCAGAGGCGATGGCGGGCGGCACGATGCCGCGCCTGCCGCGCACCATCGACTTCACGGTGGATTACCTGCGCTCGGGCTTGCCGCGTGATGCCTATGCGCGCGCCCGTGTGACGCGCTCGGGGCGGCGCTATGGCTCGGTCCATGTCGAGGCGTGGCAAGACAACCGCGAGCGCCCCTTCGCGCAGGCGCAAGGGCATTTCCTGATGCCCCGGCAGGATGGCTGA
- a CDS encoding PRC-barrel domain-containing protein: MKRLLTTAATALVLSGGTAYAENHDAMGAYEYNAETDFYASDLIGMRVYSSEQEMAAETEIEAEATSEWDNIGEINDLIVNSEGEVQVAIIGVGGFLGIGEKNVALPMEQIKVLHEKGEGAGRFLVVNVSQEELENAPGVERERDGMENADTDGTVNAEPEAEQMAENAADDAEQTAENAEQNMENAAEEAEQSAENAADEAEQTAESAADEAEQTAENAEQNLESEAGTETAMDRPMLTRPNVEREGYAEVTKVEELTSDALVGQSVYGINDESVGEVGDLVLDENGKVQQAVINVGGFLGIGEKEIAVTFDELQILRGEGDDLRVYIDSTEEKLEAQPEFDG; this comes from the coding sequence ATGAAACGTCTTTTGACAACAGCTGCAACAGCTCTCGTCCTGAGCGGTGGCACGGCCTATGCCGAGAACCACGACGCGATGGGCGCATATGAGTACAACGCCGAGACCGATTTCTACGCATCGGACCTGATCGGGATGCGCGTCTACAGCTCCGAGCAGGAGATGGCCGCGGAAACCGAGATCGAAGCGGAAGCGACGAGCGAGTGGGATAACATCGGCGAAATCAACGATCTCATCGTCAACTCCGAGGGCGAAGTGCAGGTCGCCATCATCGGCGTCGGCGGCTTCCTCGGCATCGGCGAAAAGAACGTCGCGCTGCCCATGGAGCAGATCAAGGTTCTGCATGAGAAAGGCGAGGGCGCGGGCCGGTTCCTGGTCGTGAACGTGTCCCAGGAAGAGCTTGAAAACGCGCCGGGTGTCGAACGCGAGCGTGACGGCATGGAGAATGCCGACACCGACGGCACTGTCAACGCCGAGCCCGAGGCCGAACAGATGGCCGAGAACGCGGCGGACGACGCGGAGCAGACCGCCGAGAACGCAGAGCAGAACATGGAGAATGCTGCGGAAGAAGCGGAGCAGAGCGCCGAGAACGCCGCGGACGAAGCCGAGCAGACTGCCGAAAGTGCGGCGGACGAAGCCGAGCAGACTGCCGAGAACGCAGAGCAGAATCTCGAAAGCGAGGCCGGCACCGAAACGGCAATGGATCGCCCGATGCTGACGCGCCCGAATGTCGAGCGTGAAGGCTATGCCGAGGTGACCAAGGTCGAGGAACTGACCTCGGATGCGCTGGTCGGCCAGTCGGTCTATGGCATCAACGACGAGAGCGTCGGCGAGGTCGGTGATCTCGTGCTCGATGAAAACGGCAAGGTCCAGCAGGCCGTCATCAACGTGGGTGGCTTCCTCGGGATCGGCGAGAAGGAGATCGCCGTGACCTTCGACGAACTGCAGATCCTGCGCGGTGAAGGCGATGACCTGAGGGTCTATATCGACTCGACCGAAGAGAAGCTCGAGGCGCAGCCCGAATTCGACGGCTAA